A genomic segment from Equus przewalskii isolate Varuska chromosome X, EquPr2, whole genome shotgun sequence encodes:
- the TMSB15C gene encoding thymosin beta-15C, with protein sequence MSDKPDLSEVEKFDRSKLKKTNTEEKNTLPSKETIQQEKECVQTS encoded by the exons ATGAGTGATAAGCCAGATTTGTCTGAAGTGGAGAAGTTTGACAGatcaaaactgaagaaaactaatactgaagaaaaaaatactcttcCTTCAAAGGAAA cTATCCAACAGGAGAAAGAGTGTGTTCAAACATCGTAA